TGATTGCCATTCCTTGGTGGTTTCGAGCTCTTGGTCAAGTCGGATGAGTCGCAACGGTGCACTCCATACAGTCATTTGTTTAAATAGCCCGATTCATCCTCCAGCGCGGCGCTCGATTCTGGTTGACATATCACCAATTTTTCGCTTTATAATGGCATCCAGCCAGGAGGCAGAAAAAATAAATACGCCGGCAGCCCCTTTTTTCACACCGGCCAAAAGGAGTGATATATGTCTGACCGTGTAACTGTCTCGATTATGAATGGTGTGGCAGACGTCCGCATGAATCGTCCTGAAAAACTCAATGCCCTTGATCCGGCCATGTTTGAAGGATTGACTCAAATGGGTCTGGAGTTAGCGTCAGACCGGTCTGTGCGAGCCGTAGTATTGTCAGGCGAGGGGCGCGTTTTTTGCGCAGGGCTTGATTTTGCTAGCTTTCAGGCCATGGCGGACGCGAATGAAGATCGTCCGACACGCGGCCTCAGCGAGCGGGATTCAAGTAGTCCGGCCAACTTCGCTCAGCGAGCAGCTTATATTTGGGCAGAACTGCCCGTACCCGTTATCGCTGCGGTTCACGGGGTCGCTTTCGGCGGCGGCCTTCAGGTGGCTCTGGGGGCTGATATCCGGTTTGTGACCCCAGACGTCAGGTTATCT
This genomic interval from Deltaproteobacteria bacterium contains the following:
- a CDS encoding crotonase/enoyl-CoA hydratase family protein yields the protein MSDRVTVSIMNGVADVRMNRPEKLNALDPAMFEGLTQMGLELASDRSVRAVVLSGEGRVFCAGLDFASFQAMADANEDRPTRGLSERDSSSPANFAQRAAYIWAELPVPVIAAVHGVAFGGGLQVALGADIRFVTPDVRLSIMEIKWGLVPDMSGTQTLRHLARLDVVKELAFTGRVISGTEAVELGLATHVSEKPLEAAMTLAAEIAANSPDAVRAGKKLLTSSGLVSLEEGLRMEEELQGSLIGAPNQVEAVQANLQKREPRFTDPD